A region from the Tachyglossus aculeatus isolate mTacAcu1 chromosome X2, mTacAcu1.pri, whole genome shotgun sequence genome encodes:
- the CHCHD5 gene encoding coiled-coil-helix-coiled-coil-helix domain-containing protein 5 isoform X1, which yields MQAALEITARHCGPEMERYSRCVAARPETWQRDCHYLKMSIAQCTSSHTGRRLQAKLKACMFMYVADVSSSPIIRKIRQECAGPFEAFERCMQQNPTAVDNCTDHVNRFLLCADQVKQTD from the exons AT gcaGGCAGCCCTGGAGATCACCGCGCGCCACTGTGGGCCGGAGATGGAGCGATACAGCCGCTGCGTGGCCGCCCGGCCCGAGACCTGGCAGCGGGATTGTCACTACCTCAAGATGAGCATAGCCCAGTGCACGTCTTCACA CACTGGCCGAAGGCTCCAAGCCAAGCTGAAGGCCTGCATGTTTATGTACGTGGCGGATGTCTCCTCCAGCCCTATCATAAGGAAGATCCGCCAGGAATGCGCGGGACCATTTGAGGCGTTTGAGCGCTGCATGCAGCAGAACCCGACCGCCGTGGACAACTGCACTGACCATGTGAACCGTTTCCTGCTCTGTGCCGACCAGGTcaaacagactgactga
- the CHCHD5 gene encoding coiled-coil-helix-coiled-coil-helix domain-containing protein 5 isoform X3 codes for MQAALEITARHCGPEMERYSRCVAARPETWQRDCHYLKMSIAQCTSSHPIIRKIRQECAGPFEAFERCMQQNPTAVDNCTDHVNRFLLCADQVKQTD; via the exons AT gcaGGCAGCCCTGGAGATCACCGCGCGCCACTGTGGGCCGGAGATGGAGCGATACAGCCGCTGCGTGGCCGCCCGGCCCGAGACCTGGCAGCGGGATTGTCACTACCTCAAGATGAGCATAGCCCAGTGCACGTCTTCACA CCCTATCATAAGGAAGATCCGCCAGGAATGCGCGGGACCATTTGAGGCGTTTGAGCGCTGCATGCAGCAGAACCCGACCGCCGTGGACAACTGCACTGACCATGTGAACCGTTTCCTGCTCTGTGCCGACCAGGTcaaacagactgactga
- the CHCHD5 gene encoding coiled-coil-helix-coiled-coil-helix domain-containing protein 5 isoform X2: MERYSRCVAARPETWQRDCHYLKMSIAQCTSSHTGRRLQAKLKACMFMYVADVSSSPIIRKIRQECAGPFEAFERCMQQNPTAVDNCTDHVNRFLLCADQVKQTD, encoded by the exons ATGGAGCGATACAGCCGCTGCGTGGCCGCCCGGCCCGAGACCTGGCAGCGGGATTGTCACTACCTCAAGATGAGCATAGCCCAGTGCACGTCTTCACA CACTGGCCGAAGGCTCCAAGCCAAGCTGAAGGCCTGCATGTTTATGTACGTGGCGGATGTCTCCTCCAGCCCTATCATAAGGAAGATCCGCCAGGAATGCGCGGGACCATTTGAGGCGTTTGAGCGCTGCATGCAGCAGAACCCGACCGCCGTGGACAACTGCACTGACCATGTGAACCGTTTCCTGCTCTGTGCCGACCAGGTcaaacagactgactga